The Apium graveolens cultivar Ventura chromosome 6, ASM990537v1, whole genome shotgun sequence genome contains a region encoding:
- the LOC141664150 gene encoding fatty acyl-CoA reductase 3-like — protein MEVEDLTILEEMWRDVDIVVNIAATTNFDERYDISLALNTFRAEHVYNFALKCSNIKLLLHVSTAYVCREKSGLMEDPYKMGETLNGEGGLDIYKEKQIIEDALSQLNHKNAYNETIILALKELGIQRSLRAASFRDGIAWCLRCGAVISVGL, from the exons ATGGAAGTTGAAGACTTGACGATACTCGAAGAAATGTGGAGAGACGTTGATATTGTTGTTAACATAGCTGCTACAACTAACTTCGACGAAAG GTATGACATTTCACTAGCTCTCAACACATTTAGAGCAGAACATGTGTACAACTTCGCTCTCAAGTGTAGCAACATCAAGTTGCTTCTACATGTATCCACTG CATATGTTTGCAGAGAAAAAAGTGGACTCATGGAGGATCCGTATAAAATGGGGGAGACACTTAACGGAGAAGGAGGACTCGACATTTACAAAGAGAAGCAAATAATTGAGGATGCACTCTCTCAGCTCAATCACAAAAATGCTTACAATGAAACTATTATCCTAGCCTTGAAGGAGTTGGGGATCCAAAG GAGTTTGCGAGCAGCTAGTTTTCGAGATGGGATTGCTTGGTGTCTAAGGTGTGGTGCTGTAATCTCTGTGGGTTTGTGA